CTCCAGCATCAGACCGTCGATGTCCTGCATCTGCTGAACGGCCCGCAGTTTACCGATCTCTATGCTATTTCGCGCGCGGCTCCCGGCCCCGGCACCTTGATCGTGGCGCTGATCGGATGGGAGGTCAGCGGCCTGTGGGGCGCGATCCTCGCAACGCTCGCGATATTCATTCCCTCGTCCATCCTGCTCTGCATCCTGGGCAGCTATTGGCAGCGCCATCGCCGCTCGGCCTGGGCGATTGCCGCGGAGAAGGGCCTCGCCCCAGTCGCCGTCGGCCTGATTTTCGCCGGCGTTTTTGCGGTCGCCCAGTCGGCCAGGTTCACGCCGCTCGAACTGGCAACATCCCTTGGTGCGGGTGCCGTCCTGCTGACGACAAAGACCGGCCCCTATCCTGTCCTCGCCGTCGTGGGTGTCAGCTATTTTCTGCTGAGCCTCGGCGGAATGGCCTGAACTCCAGCGCAAGCCCATCCATTCGGGTGCCGCGGCCTCACCGGCTGCGGTCGAGGCCGCGCGTCCTCCGGGTGCCGTTCCCTCACCCCGAACGTGACGAAAGATAAAAATCTGCGGGGCGCGATTGACCAGAGGGTGATTCACAGTATGATACTTAAATCAGAACATTGTTCCGCATAAAGGAACATGTAACGGGAGGACAAGAACGCAAATGGCCGAACCATTGGTTTTGCGGACCGCGGTCGGGAAACACGACCACGTCAAGCCCCTGAAGGATGGCAGGGTGCGATCGAGCCGGGTAACACTCGAGTTCCAGGAATTCGATCCGCTGCCCAAGGCGTTCCGCACGATGGTGCGCGGTGGCGATCTCGATCTTTCCGAAATGGCGATCGTTACGCATCTCTTGGCGCATCACTACGGGAAGCCGATCACCGGCCTTGCGGTGCCGCTCTGGAGCCGGCTGCCGCATACCAACCTCGTCTGTACCGTCGATTCGAAGATCGAAGGGCCGCGTGACCTGGAAAACACAAAGGTCGGCGTGCGCGCCTATGCACAGACGTCCGGCGTCTGGGTCCGTGGCATCCTGCAGCATGAA
The genomic region above belongs to Sinorhizobium mexicanum and contains:
- a CDS encoding chromate transporter; translation: MVDEKLLNLILLCIPLSLVSFGGGQTIVASLQHQTVDVLHLLNGPQFTDLYAISRAAPGPGTLIVALIGWEVSGLWGAILATLAIFIPSSILLCILGSYWQRHRRSAWAIAAEKGLAPVAVGLIFAGVFAVAQSARFTPLELATSLGAGAVLLTTKTGPYPVLAVVGVSYFLLSLGGMA